A region from the Marinobacter bohaiensis genome encodes:
- a CDS encoding muconate/chloromuconate family cycloisomerase, translating to MSATIHSIEAILVDIPTIRPHKLSMTTMGCQSMVIVRLRDSEGLEGLGEATTIGGLSYGPESPEGIKLTIDTYITPLLIGKSSRNINALKVSLGQAVRGNPLAKSAIETALLDLAGKRLNRSVADLLGGACHDHLPVLWTLASGDTARDIDEAQTLIESRRHCDFKLKIGSRPLMDDVRHVAAIKAAVGDRASVRVDVNQAWDEVTAAKGMAELQAAGVDLVEQPTPAKELGALVRLSHRFHIPLLADEAISDATDGYHLAAAGFSGAYALKIAKAGGPVAALNVARVAEAAGVGLYGGTMLEGTIGTAAALHAWSTLKELHWGTEMFGPLLMKDDIVVQPLNYHDNGVDLPAGPGLGVALDEDKLAEYRRKG from the coding sequence ATGTCCGCCACCATTCACAGCATCGAAGCCATCCTGGTCGATATCCCGACCATCCGTCCGCACAAGCTGTCGATGACGACAATGGGCTGTCAGAGCATGGTAATCGTGCGCCTGCGGGACTCGGAGGGGCTCGAGGGTTTGGGCGAGGCGACCACCATCGGTGGCCTGAGCTATGGGCCGGAGAGTCCGGAGGGCATCAAGCTGACCATCGATACTTACATCACGCCATTGCTGATCGGGAAATCTTCGCGAAATATCAATGCCCTGAAGGTATCTCTGGGGCAGGCAGTGCGTGGTAATCCGCTGGCCAAGTCGGCCATTGAAACCGCACTGCTGGATCTGGCTGGCAAGCGTCTTAACCGGTCCGTCGCGGATCTGCTGGGCGGTGCCTGTCACGACCACCTGCCGGTGCTCTGGACACTGGCCAGCGGCGACACTGCGCGCGACATCGACGAGGCCCAGACCCTGATCGAATCCCGCCGCCACTGCGACTTCAAACTCAAGATCGGCTCGCGTCCGCTGATGGACGACGTGCGTCACGTCGCGGCGATCAAGGCCGCGGTGGGCGACCGCGCCAGCGTGCGGGTCGACGTCAACCAGGCCTGGGATGAGGTCACCGCCGCCAAGGGCATGGCCGAGCTGCAGGCCGCCGGGGTGGACCTGGTCGAGCAGCCCACGCCGGCCAAGGAGCTGGGGGCGCTGGTGCGCCTGTCGCACCGCTTCCACATCCCGTTGCTGGCGGACGAGGCGATCAGTGATGCCACCGACGGCTATCACCTGGCGGCGGCCGGGTTCTCCGGCGCCTATGCCCTGAAAATCGCCAAGGCCGGCGGCCCGGTCGCTGCGCTCAATGTGGCGCGGGTGGCGGAAGCGGCGGGAGTCGGACTCTACGGCGGCACCATGCTGGAAGGCACCATTGGCACCGCCGCCGCCCTGCACGCCTGGTCGACCCTGAAAGAACTGCACTGGGGCACCGAGATGTTCGGCCCGCTGCTGATGAAGGACGACATCGTGGTGCAGCCCCTGAATTACCACGACAACGGCGTCGACCTGCCGGCGGGACCGGGCCTGGGTGTGGCGCTGGACGAGGACAAGCTGGCCGAGTACCGCCGCAAGGGCTGA
- a CDS encoding LysR family transcriptional regulator, translating into MELRHLRYFCVVAEELNMTRAAEKLFIAQPPLTRQIKQLEEEIGAPLFIREARGLSLTPAGKFFLEQARQILDKVNTTVSDTRRIASHGKVIFGIGFVPSVFYGQLPILVRRLRQNKNLEIVLHELKTGDQVEALKTGLIDIGFGRLRIDDPEVDQELLFNEPIIAALPASHPLAQKRPSLKELSEIPMICYPAGRAPNFVDISLGLFHRRGLRINVAQQVNDVQTALGLVASEMGFCLVPEQVRRVHREDIAFVHLDDDNITSPVLCCRRREPPNAVMRLSNVILEELVENRRTGRYPPATERDGGSPRRPPEGAEDSAP; encoded by the coding sequence ATGGAGTTAAGGCACCTGCGGTACTTCTGTGTGGTGGCGGAAGAGCTGAACATGACCCGGGCGGCGGAGAAGCTGTTCATTGCACAGCCGCCGCTGACACGGCAGATCAAGCAACTGGAAGAGGAAATCGGCGCCCCGCTTTTCATTCGCGAGGCGCGGGGCCTGAGTTTGACGCCGGCGGGCAAGTTTTTCCTGGAACAGGCCCGGCAGATTCTCGACAAGGTCAACACCACGGTATCGGATACCCGGCGGATAGCCTCGCACGGCAAGGTGATTTTCGGGATTGGCTTCGTGCCCAGCGTGTTCTATGGCCAGCTACCGATCCTGGTGCGGCGCCTGCGTCAGAACAAGAACCTGGAAATCGTGCTGCACGAACTCAAGACCGGGGATCAGGTGGAAGCCCTGAAAACCGGGCTGATCGACATCGGTTTCGGGCGCCTGCGCATCGACGACCCGGAAGTGGATCAGGAGCTGCTGTTCAATGAACCCATCATCGCCGCCCTCCCCGCCAGCCACCCACTAGCGCAGAAGCGCCCGTCCCTGAAGGAGCTGTCGGAGATTCCGATGATCTGCTACCCCGCCGGCCGGGCCCCCAACTTCGTGGATATTTCCCTGGGGCTGTTCCACCGGCGCGGGCTGCGCATCAACGTCGCGCAGCAGGTCAACGACGTGCAGACGGCACTGGGTCTGGTGGCGTCGGAGATGGGCTTCTGCCTGGTGCCGGAACAGGTGCGACGGGTGCACCGGGAGGACATCGCGTTCGTGCACCTGGACGACGACAACATCACCTCGCCGGTGCTCTGCTGCCGTCGCCGGGAGCCGCCCAACGCGGTGATGCGGCTGAGCAACGTGATTCTGGAGGAACTGGTGGAGAACCGGCGGACCGGCCGCTACCCACCGGCTACCGAGCGTGACGGCGGATCGCCTCGGCGACCTCCCGAAGGTGCGGAAGATAGCGCTCCATAA
- a CDS encoding IclR family transcriptional regulator domain-containing protein: MDEAILKPGDRDFVGALAAGLDVLQAFDADHRRMTLSEVATRTGMDRAKARRFLLTLHALGFVKRLGRQFELTPKVLQLGYAYQASNQYRPMIQHYLEDITRELGESSSLAVLDGDDVVYVVRSSAHHRLMAITLSVGTRLPAAYTSMGRVLLAQLNDDELDAWLDNVKLERHTPTSIVDRDTLRQRIVEAREQGYSIVDQELDLGLRSAAVPVYAANGEPLGAINISTNAARVDMDTLMERYLPHLREVAEAIRRHAR, from the coding sequence ATGGATGAAGCGATTCTCAAGCCCGGCGACCGGGATTTCGTCGGCGCGCTGGCCGCGGGGCTGGACGTGCTGCAGGCGTTCGACGCCGACCACCGGCGCATGACCCTCAGCGAAGTGGCGACCCGCACCGGCATGGACCGGGCCAAGGCCCGGCGTTTCCTGCTGACACTGCACGCGCTGGGGTTCGTCAAGCGGCTGGGGCGACAGTTTGAACTGACGCCCAAGGTGTTGCAGCTGGGCTACGCCTACCAGGCGTCGAACCAGTATCGGCCGATGATCCAGCACTATCTGGAAGACATTACCCGCGAACTGGGGGAATCGTCGTCGCTGGCGGTCCTGGACGGGGACGATGTGGTGTATGTGGTGCGCTCGTCGGCCCATCATCGGCTGATGGCCATCACACTCTCGGTGGGCACGCGTCTGCCGGCCGCCTACACCTCCATGGGACGGGTCTTGCTGGCCCAGTTGAACGACGACGAACTGGACGCCTGGTTGGATAACGTGAAGCTGGAGCGTCATACGCCCACCTCCATCGTAGACCGGGACACCCTGCGCCAGCGCATCGTCGAAGCGCGCGAGCAGGGCTATTCAATAGTCGACCAGGAGCTGGACCTGGGACTGCGCTCGGCGGCGGTGCCGGTCTACGCCGCCAACGGCGAACCGCTGGGGGCGATCAACATCAGTACCAACGCGGCACGGGTGGATATGGATACGCTTATGGAGCGCTATCTTCCGCACCTTCGGGAGGTCGCCGAGGCGATCCGCCGTCACGCTCGGTAG
- a CDS encoding CoA transferase subunit A, with amino-acid sequence MAEFLSLKEAVSRHISDGDTVAMEGFTHLIPFAAGHEIIRQKKRDLTLIRMTPDLVYDQMIGAGCASKLIFSWGGNPGVGSLHRLRDAVERGWPNKLDILEHSHAAMACAYEAGAAGLPLAVLRGYVGSDLPKVNDQIKFIECPFTGEKLAAVPSVRPDVSVVHAQRADRKGNVLVEGIIGIQKEAVLAAKRSIVTVEEVVDDLGASANACVLPSWAVTAIAEAPKGAKPSYALGYYDRDNAFYKEWDGIARDRDVFQKWLNDNVFENGGA; translated from the coding sequence ATGGCCGAATTTCTCTCGCTAAAGGAAGCGGTCAGCCGCCATATCAGCGACGGCGACACCGTTGCGATGGAAGGCTTCACCCATCTGATCCCCTTCGCTGCCGGACACGAAATCATCCGCCAGAAGAAGCGTGACCTGACCCTGATCCGCATGACGCCTGACCTGGTCTACGACCAGATGATCGGCGCCGGCTGTGCCAGCAAGCTGATCTTCTCCTGGGGCGGCAACCCGGGCGTGGGCTCGCTGCACCGTCTGCGGGACGCGGTCGAGAGAGGCTGGCCCAACAAGCTGGACATCCTTGAGCACAGCCACGCCGCCATGGCGTGCGCCTATGAAGCCGGCGCCGCGGGTCTGCCGCTGGCGGTCCTGCGCGGCTACGTGGGCAGCGACCTGCCCAAGGTCAACGACCAGATCAAGTTCATCGAATGCCCCTTCACCGGCGAGAAACTGGCGGCGGTGCCGTCGGTCCGTCCGGACGTTTCCGTGGTTCACGCCCAGCGTGCCGACCGCAAGGGCAACGTGCTGGTGGAAGGCATCATCGGCATCCAGAAAGAAGCCGTGCTGGCCGCCAAGCGCAGCATCGTCACCGTCGAGGAAGTGGTGGACGACCTGGGCGCCTCCGCCAACGCCTGCGTCCTGCCGTCCTGGGCCGTGACCGCCATCGCCGAAGCGCCCAAGGGCGCCAAGCCATCCTACGCGCTGGGCTACTACGACCGCGACAACGCCTTCTATAAAGAGTGGGACGGCATCGCCCGCGATCGCGACGTGTTCCAGAAATGGCTGAACGACAACGTATTCGAGAACGGAGGTGCCTGA
- a CDS encoding CoA-transferase subunit beta, whose protein sequence is MSLEFTSSEMMSVTAARALTNDMTCFVGIGLPSEAANLARLTHAPDVTLIYESGTLQTKPDVLPLSIGDGELCESALTTVSVPEMFRYWLQGGHISVGFLGTAQIDRYANLNTTLIGDYREPKVRLPGGGGAPEIATNAHEVFITVKHSKRTFVKDVDFVTTVGFGRDGKARDNVPNIGRGPTVVITDLCILKPDPQTKELVVTSLHPGVTREQVIEATGWEIRFADELATTPEPSAKELEVLRDLKARTNAHHAGQQ, encoded by the coding sequence ATGAGCCTGGAATTTACCTCTTCGGAAATGATGAGCGTCACCGCAGCGCGGGCCCTGACCAACGACATGACCTGCTTCGTCGGCATTGGCCTGCCCAGTGAGGCCGCCAACCTGGCGCGCCTGACCCACGCCCCGGACGTCACCCTGATCTACGAATCCGGCACCCTGCAGACCAAGCCGGACGTACTGCCCCTGTCCATCGGCGACGGCGAGCTGTGCGAATCCGCCCTGACCACCGTGTCCGTGCCGGAGATGTTCCGCTACTGGCTGCAGGGCGGGCACATCAGCGTCGGCTTCCTGGGCACCGCCCAGATCGACCGCTACGCCAACCTCAACACCACCCTGATCGGCGACTACCGCGAGCCGAAAGTCCGCCTGCCGGGCGGTGGCGGGGCGCCGGAAATCGCCACCAACGCCCACGAAGTCTTCATCACCGTGAAGCACTCCAAGCGCACCTTCGTAAAGGACGTGGACTTCGTCACCACCGTCGGCTTCGGCCGCGATGGCAAGGCGCGGGACAATGTACCCAACATCGGCCGCGGCCCCACCGTGGTGATCACCGACCTGTGCATCCTCAAGCCGGATCCGCAGACCAAGGAGCTGGTGGTCACCTCCCTGCACCCGGGTGTCACCCGCGAGCAGGTCATCGAGGCCACCGGCTGGGAGATCCGTTTCGCCGACGAACTGGCAACCACCCCGGAGCCGAGCGCGAAAGAGCTGGAAGTACTGCGCGACCTGAAAGCGCGCACCAACGCCCATCATGCCGGCCAGCAATAG
- the pcaF gene encoding 3-oxoadipyl-CoA thiolase has protein sequence MMTDVYLCHPRRSAVGRFGGTLAAVRPDDLAADIFKAVLAEAPDLDPAAIEEVMMGCANQAGEDNRNVARMSALLAGLPTSVPGTTMNRLCGSGMDAIGTAFRAIRAGEMDLVLAGGVESMSRAPYVLGKADSAFSRGQKIEDTTIGWRFVNPLMKQQYGIDSMPETAENVAEQYNVSREDQDRFAVRSQEKAEAAREAGRLAEEIVPISIPRRKQEPLVFDTDEHPRAGTTLEKLAKLPTPFRENGSVTAGNASGVNDGAGAMLVASEAAVKAHGLKPIARIRGMATAGVEPRVMGIGPVPATQKLLKRLDMTVDQLDVIELNEAFAAQGLAVLRELGIADDDPRVNPNGGAIALGHPLGMSGARIIQSAAHELQRSGGRFALCTMCVGVGQGIATLIERV, from the coding sequence ATCATGACTGACGTCTATCTCTGCCATCCGCGCCGTTCCGCCGTGGGCCGCTTCGGCGGCACCCTGGCGGCGGTGCGCCCGGACGACCTGGCCGCCGACATCTTCAAGGCGGTGCTGGCCGAAGCCCCGGACCTGGATCCGGCCGCCATCGAGGAAGTGATGATGGGCTGCGCCAACCAGGCCGGCGAAGACAACCGCAACGTGGCCCGCATGTCCGCGCTGCTGGCGGGCCTGCCCACGTCCGTGCCGGGCACCACGATGAACCGCCTGTGCGGCTCGGGCATGGACGCCATCGGCACCGCCTTCCGCGCCATCCGCGCCGGGGAAATGGACCTGGTGCTGGCCGGCGGCGTGGAGTCCATGTCCCGCGCGCCCTACGTGCTGGGCAAGGCCGACAGCGCCTTCTCCCGCGGCCAGAAAATCGAAGACACCACCATCGGCTGGCGCTTCGTCAATCCGCTGATGAAGCAGCAGTACGGCATCGATTCCATGCCGGAAACTGCCGAGAACGTGGCCGAGCAGTACAACGTCTCCCGCGAGGACCAGGACCGGTTCGCCGTGCGCTCCCAGGAGAAAGCCGAGGCCGCCCGCGAAGCCGGTCGTCTGGCCGAGGAGATCGTGCCGATCAGCATCCCGCGTCGCAAACAGGAGCCGCTGGTGTTCGACACCGACGAGCATCCCCGTGCCGGCACCACCCTGGAGAAACTGGCCAAGCTGCCCACTCCGTTCCGCGAGAACGGCTCGGTCACCGCCGGTAACGCCTCGGGCGTGAACGACGGCGCCGGCGCCATGCTGGTGGCCAGCGAAGCCGCGGTGAAAGCCCATGGCCTCAAGCCCATCGCCCGCATTCGCGGCATGGCCACGGCCGGCGTCGAGCCCCGCGTGATGGGGATCGGCCCGGTGCCGGCCACCCAGAAACTGCTCAAGCGCCTGGACATGACGGTTGATCAACTGGACGTGATCGAGCTGAACGAGGCCTTCGCCGCCCAGGGCCTGGCGGTCCTGCGCGAGCTGGGCATCGCCGATGACGATCCCCGTGTGAACCCCAACGGCGGCGCCATCGCCCTGGGCCACCCGCTGGGCATGTCCGGCGCGCGCATCATCCAGAGCGCCGCCCATGAGCTGCAACGCAGCGGTGGCCGGTTCGCCCTGTGCACCATGTGCGTGGGTGTCGGCCAGGGTATCGCCACGCTGATCGAACGGGTCTGA
- a CDS encoding alpha/beta fold hydrolase: MAFLKHNGRTVAYRLLGAPDKPLMVLAHPLGMSQAVWDDLLPSLLGQFRVLTWDLPGHGASAAWPASAGPITPEALAAETLALVQQADAESFHFIGTSIGGVIGQQLLIGHGSRLLSATLTNTGAVIGTPQAWQDRAGKCRELGVDGIAADIVPRWFGPAATQRQPALIEGWTVQMGRGDSESYALLCEMLGRVDFSDRLPDGPTPVRLIAGADDLATPPSALENLGKHLGGVAVSVLEGVGHVPSEEAPEIFLKELL, translated from the coding sequence ATGGCATTTCTCAAGCACAACGGTCGCACCGTGGCCTACCGCCTGCTCGGTGCGCCCGACAAACCGCTGATGGTACTCGCCCACCCGCTGGGAATGAGCCAGGCGGTCTGGGACGATCTGCTGCCGTCGCTGCTGGGTCAATTCCGGGTCCTGACCTGGGATCTTCCCGGCCACGGCGCCAGCGCCGCCTGGCCCGCCTCTGCCGGTCCCATCACCCCGGAAGCGCTGGCGGCGGAAACCCTGGCGTTGGTACAGCAGGCCGATGCCGAGTCGTTCCACTTCATCGGCACGTCCATCGGTGGCGTGATCGGCCAGCAGCTGCTGATCGGCCACGGCTCGCGGCTGCTCTCCGCCACGCTGACCAACACCGGCGCCGTGATCGGCACACCGCAAGCCTGGCAGGACCGGGCCGGCAAGTGTCGTGAACTCGGGGTCGATGGGATTGCCGCCGACATCGTGCCGCGCTGGTTCGGCCCGGCCGCGACACAACGGCAACCGGCCCTGATCGAGGGCTGGACCGTGCAGATGGGGCGCGGCGACAGCGAGAGTTACGCCCTGCTGTGCGAGATGCTGGGACGTGTCGACTTTAGCGACCGGCTGCCCGACGGCCCCACGCCGGTACGCCTGATTGCCGGCGCCGACGATCTGGCCACGCCGCCGTCCGCCCTGGAAAACCTGGGCAAGCACCTGGGCGGTGTCGCCGTGTCGGTGCTGGAAGGCGTCGGCCATGTTCCATCCGAGGAAGCGCCGGAGATCTTCCTGAAGGAGTTGCTCTAA
- a CDS encoding methyl-accepting chemotaxis protein: protein MRRIDAVFDQLGQQAEQIQAIVSAILDIAKQTNLLALNASIEAARAGEHGRGFAVVADEVRTLSHRVNDSSEQIRGIAEGLNASSHEARSGMARINAACDHCLGQAATALSAMEDIQSGAQARMEVVQRITARIDDQRRLADSIRAELEPG, encoded by the coding sequence ATGCGCCGCATCGACGCCGTATTCGACCAGCTGGGCCAGCAGGCGGAACAGATCCAGGCCATCGTGAGCGCCATTCTCGACATCGCCAAACAGACCAACCTGCTGGCCCTGAACGCCTCCATCGAAGCGGCCCGCGCCGGGGAGCACGGGCGCGGGTTCGCGGTGGTGGCGGACGAAGTCCGCACCCTGTCCCACCGGGTCAACGACTCCAGCGAACAGATACGCGGCATCGCGGAGGGCCTCAACGCGTCCTCCCACGAGGCACGCAGCGGCATGGCGCGGATCAACGCGGCCTGTGACCACTGCCTGGGACAGGCCGCCACCGCCCTCTCCGCGATGGAAGACATCCAGTCCGGCGCCCAGGCCCGGATGGAGGTGGTGCAACGCATCACCGCCCGCATCGACGATCAGCGTCGCCTGGCAGACTCGATCCGTGCCGAACTGGAGCCTGGCTGA
- a CDS encoding ABC transporter substrate-binding protein, with amino-acid sequence MNRIKTLAGATLATLSLSLAPLAASAADTVKVGIMLPFSGIYAQLGEAGRDGLKLALKQQASNLNGAQIEYIEMDTEAKPARAPELSSAMLSQHQADFVIGPVHSGVAMGMIKVLRGKDTVMIIPNAGAAAATGPLCSPNIFRTSFSSWQPSYPMGQVALDKGYDKVYAISWNYGMGRESLDAFEESFTAGGGEIVKKVLMPFPSTNFQPHISDIAATQPDAVFVFFAGGGAIKFVKDYDAMGLRGKIPLLGSGFLTEGTLEAQGEAAEGVETTLHYAEQLDIPANQSFRAAFNTEYGHYPDIYAVQGYDAGLAIAQTLSQLDGDASDKQALIDTMAQLTIDSPRGEFTFSRAHNPVQDIYLRKVDNGVNVVERVAAAALEDPARGCQL; translated from the coding sequence ATGAATCGAATCAAGACGCTGGCCGGCGCCACGCTGGCCACCCTGTCGCTGAGCTTGGCGCCGTTGGCGGCCAGTGCCGCCGACACCGTCAAAGTGGGCATCATGCTGCCGTTCAGCGGCATCTACGCCCAGCTCGGCGAGGCCGGGCGCGACGGCCTCAAGCTGGCGCTGAAACAGCAGGCCTCCAACCTGAACGGCGCGCAGATCGAATACATCGAAATGGATACCGAGGCCAAGCCCGCCCGCGCGCCGGAGCTGTCCTCGGCCATGCTCAGCCAGCACCAGGCCGACTTCGTCATCGGGCCGGTTCACTCCGGGGTGGCCATGGGCATGATCAAGGTGCTGCGCGGCAAGGACACGGTGATGATCATCCCCAACGCCGGTGCGGCGGCGGCCACCGGTCCGCTGTGCTCGCCCAACATCTTCCGCACGTCGTTTTCCTCCTGGCAGCCGTCCTACCCGATGGGGCAGGTGGCGCTGGATAAGGGCTACGACAAGGTCTATGCCATCAGCTGGAACTACGGCATGGGCCGGGAAAGCCTGGACGCCTTCGAGGAATCCTTCACCGCCGGTGGCGGCGAGATCGTCAAGAAGGTGCTGATGCCCTTCCCATCCACCAACTTCCAGCCCCACATCAGCGACATCGCCGCCACCCAGCCGGATGCGGTGTTCGTGTTCTTCGCCGGCGGCGGGGCCATCAAGTTCGTCAAGGACTACGACGCCATGGGCCTACGCGGCAAGATCCCGCTGCTGGGTTCGGGCTTCCTCACCGAGGGCACGCTCGAGGCCCAGGGCGAGGCGGCCGAAGGTGTGGAAACGACCCTGCACTACGCCGAGCAGCTGGACATCCCGGCCAACCAGAGCTTCCGCGCCGCCTTCAACACCGAGTACGGCCACTACCCGGACATCTACGCGGTGCAGGGGTACGACGCCGGCCTGGCCATCGCCCAGACCCTGTCGCAACTGGACGGCGACGCCAGCGACAAGCAGGCGCTGATCGACACCATGGCGCAGTTGACCATCGACAGCCCGCGTGGCGAGTTCACCTTCTCGCGGGCCCATAACCCGGTGCAGGACATCTACCTGCGCAAGGTCGACAACGGCGTCAACGTGGTGGAACGGGTGGCCGCCGCCGCCCTGGAAGATCCCGCCCGCGGCTGCCAACTGTAA